ACGCTAGTAGTTGTGCTCGGCAAAGTCAATATTTTGTGAAAAGTGGTTGTGTTTTTATGAACTGTAATTAGCAAGTTTGGAGTATAGAGGGATTGCTAGACATATTAGTGAGGAAATTGCGTACATTTGTTGTTTAATAAGCCCAATTGGTTGCTTGATGATCCGAATAGAAACAAATAAGTTCCTAAATCTGCTGCTACCCGGAGGCATTTGTTGTAATCTCATTGGAGTTTGTAGTTCGAGCCTAGTTGCCTGCCACTTTATGTAAATGAAATTGTTGATAATATCATCTTTCTCAGGAGTAAAATTTGAAAGGGTGGACTGTGAGTTTTTTGTTGtatgataattgttttaagaTGACAAAATTCCCAAATTGTGCATGGGGTTTATGGCTGTTAGTCGAAGATAATGGTATGGATACTTTTGAGAGTTGTAAAGATATGCTGGAATAATACTTTGGTGCTGAATATGAATTACTTTTCTTCTTGGAATAATTGTTCCATTGTGGGTTTAGCAGAACAAGGGATTTTGGATGTCAAAGGGTACAGATGGAGATCCAGCATTTGGGAATCCATCCAGGCTTGAATCTAAACGATCTCATCAGTGGTTTATAGATGATGCTGAGCCTGAGTTGTTCCCTAGCAAGAAGCAAGCAGTGCAAACTCCAAACAGCACCATGACTTCTGGAATTTCCAGTGCAAATGCTCCTTCCTGGGATAACACCCCTGGTTTTCAGTCTGTCCCAAACCAATTTATTCACCGGTTATTTGGGGCTGAAACTGCAAGGTCTGTCAATTTTGCTGAAAGGAATTTATATCCTTCTGGAACTGGTGACTCAAATGCATCTGTTAGCCTGTCTATATCTCATGCTATGGGAGATCCTGAAGCCTGTGTTAACTATGGTGGTTTTAGAAAAGTCAAAGTAAATCAGGTTAAGGACTCTGACAGTGGTATGCATGTCCCAAAGGGACATGGTTTCGCAATTGAAAGTGACAGTAACAATTCCACTGTTCAGGGCTTCAACAGGGAAAGTGAAAGTAGCTTTATATCAATGGGGCAAGCATTTGATGAGGATAATAATGTCACAGTGATGGGTCATACCTACAATAAAGAAGATGCACACATTGGGTCAATGAGCTCCACTTACATCAAAGTTGATGACAGTGCCATTCCAATAAGTGACACATATAGAAAGGAGGACACCAATCTATTATCCTTTGGAGGATTTGACGATGCCCATGATATTATACCTGTTTGTAGGCCAATCAACAATTATGACCACCCTTACGATCAATCTTCAGTTAAAACACGAGAAGCAGTTGATCAAAAAGAGCTGGGTGCCAAGGCAGTTGCAAGTAATACTCGGGCAACTAAATCCAAATCCGAACCTGTTTCTAAGAACAGACAAGAGTTGAAAACTACCAGAAAAGAAGCTCCAAATAGCTTTCCTTCGAATGTCAGAAGTTTGATCTCAACTGGTATGCTTGATGGAGTCCCTGTAAAGTATATTTCCTTGTCACGCAAGGTAAAtctctttaaaattttagtctatttttttctgataaaaaatCTCTccgtttctttcttttgtattttcaatcTAGTGACCTTGTGGCTTGTACTCTGCATGTAACAAGGAGCTTCGTGGCATTATAAAAGGTTCTGGCTATCTTTGTGGGTGCCAATCATGTAATTATTCCAAGGTGAGCGTTTTATTGGCTTTAGTCTTTGTCTGGATGGATTCTTCAAACACTACTGATCCGCTTTATAATTTGGGTGTAAGGTGCTCAATGCATATGAGTTTGAACGCCATGCTGGTTGCAAGACAAAACATCCAAACAATCATATATGCTTCGAAAATGGAAAAACTATCTATCAGATAGTACAAGAATTAAGGAACACTCCTGAAAGCATGTTATTTGACGCAATTCAAACTGTTTTTGGTGCGCCTATTAATCAGAAATCCTTTCGCATCTGGAAAGGTAAtggaaatatttgttttgactttttaCCTTGTATACAATTAGAATTATTTGTCCCTTATTCATTGTGCGTACAAGCACACTTGTAAAATACAATTATCCATTTATTTAAGGCATTACCAAGTAAAGGAAATCTTGAGACAGCCATCCGCTACTAGATATTTTGCATGAAGTAACTTCCTTGAGTTTTGAACTTGCCATCTCTTGATTGCAAATGCAAGGCATTTAGCTTTGCCTTGGTTGAATACCCTTGGTGGAAGTGCAACCACACTTTTGCTTGTGCAATTTTAGCTGCCCttgttttcttagaaagaaaaggggGAGAGTTAAAAATTTAGACCATTTTGCATTTGATAATTTTGCTAGTAGTTGCGTTCTTACTCCCTTATATTTGCCCCTCTTCGCTTTTTCTCAGAATCGTTCAAAGCTGCAACTCGTGAGCTCCAGCGTATCTATGGGAAGGAAGAACTAATGCTGTAAAGCATTATTTTGCTTGCAGCGTGCATAGAAACTAGCTTGACTGGCTAGAGAAGCATGCATGCACTGCAGGGAATGCCGTTCAGAGACAGGTCAAATGATGCTTTCTGTTATATGATGAACAGCTAGTTCATGTAAAACTGTATTTTGATATTGAATCAGTGAGATTGGGTGCCTAAGTACAATGTAAGAAACCAAAGGGAAACTTCTGTGTAAATCACTTGGTGACCATGACAATTGAACTGGCTTTCTTACTGGAAATTTCTGGTAAGAGTTGATCATTCTTATGCTTCACCCTTGTGCCACGATGCGGGAAACTTGTTCTTCATTGTGCTGTATTATTGTACATAACATCCTGGAATACTTGGAGGAATTTGGACACGAATGGGGGCACCATACGTTGGACCGATGGGTTAATTCTAATGGTCACGAGTTTAAGATCAGATTTATATGGTATGTTGGGTCATCTGGCTTGTACTAAAAGCAGACAGATTCACATTATATTTTCAGTGAACAAGGGGGGCGCTGAGCAGCTGGATGCTTCTTTTCCTTACTGCTGTCCAATTTCCGATCAAAATTTCCAATCGTGTGCTGTGCTCTAATTTCTTCACTTCCCAGAAGCTAGCTTTCACAATTTCATCAGAGGCATGTATTTCCAATCTCACAAAATCCCAGAGCTCGTATGAGTATATTCTCCTcagttttctatttttcaaacaaTCGAGGCTTACTTTACTCCCGGTCATTTTTGTCGAAGTATACGTCCGGAACTAGGTTTTTGAAGCCTTCGCCCAGATGAAAGACAGGATAAGAAAACCTTGTTTGGAGCTGCAGATGAACtggttttcatttttgtttctagtatttttagattattttgatatcttggtattaaaaacaaattttaaaaaataaaaaatatcattttaaaatatttttaaataaaaaaacattaaaaacaactttaaaaaaattcataaaatacaTCTTGAACGCTCATGGTGCTGTCTTCTTCGGTGCAATTCTAGTACACGCTACAGGAAACCATTCGTAATTGTCTTTTTACA
This region of Populus trichocarpa isolate Nisqually-1 chromosome 9, P.trichocarpa_v4.1, whole genome shotgun sequence genomic DNA includes:
- the LOC7489275 gene encoding uncharacterized protein LOC7489275 isoform X1, encoding MQNKGFWMSKGTDGDPAFGNPSRLESKRSHQWFIDDAEPELFPSKKQAVQTPNSTMTSGISSANAPSWDNTPGFQSVPNQFIHRLFGAETARSVNFAERNLYPSGTGDSNASVSLSISHAMGDPEACVNYGGFRKVKVNQVKDSDSGMHVPKGHGFAIESDSNNSTVQGFNRESESSFISMGQAFDEDNNVTVMGHTYNKEDAHIGSMSSTYIKVDDSAIPISDTYRKEDTNLLSFGGFDDAHDIIPVCRPINNYDHPYDQSSVKTREAVDQKELGAKAVASNTRATKSKSEPVSKNRQELKTTRKEAPNSFPSNVRSLISTGMLDGVPVKYISLSRKELRGIIKGSGYLCGCQSCNYSKVLNAYEFERHAGCKTKHPNNHICFENGKTIYQIVQELRNTPESMLFDAIQTVFGAPINQKSFRIWKESFKAATRELQRIYGKEELML
- the LOC7489275 gene encoding uncharacterized protein LOC7489275 isoform X3, which encodes MQNKGFWMSKGTDGDPAFGNPSRLESKRSHQWFIDDAEPELFPSKKQAVQTPNSTMTSGISSANAPSWDNTPGFQSVPNQFIHRLFGAETARSVNFAERNLYPSGTGDSNASVSLSISHAMGDPEACVNYGGFRKVKVNQVKDSDSGMHVPKGHGFAIESDSNNSTVQGFNRESESSFISMGQAFDEDNNVTVMGHTYNKEDAHIGSMSSTYIKVDDSAIPISDTYRKEDTNLLSFGGFDDAHDIIPVCRPINNYDHPYDQSSVKTREAVDQKELGAKAVASNTRATKSKSEPVSKNRQELKTTRKEAPNSFPSNVRSLISTGMLDGVPVKYISLSRKLRGIIKGSGYLCGCQSCNYSKVLNAYEFERHAGCKTKHPNNHICFENGKTIYQIVQELRNTPESMLFDAIQTVFGAPINQKSFRIWKESFKAATRELQRIYGKEELML
- the LOC7489275 gene encoding uncharacterized protein LOC7489275 isoform X2 — encoded protein: MNKGFWMSKGTDGDPAFGNPSRLESKRSHQWFIDDAEPELFPSKKQAVQTPNSTMTSGISSANAPSWDNTPGFQSVPNQFIHRLFGAETARSVNFAERNLYPSGTGDSNASVSLSISHAMGDPEACVNYGGFRKVKVNQVKDSDSGMHVPKGHGFAIESDSNNSTVQGFNRESESSFISMGQAFDEDNNVTVMGHTYNKEDAHIGSMSSTYIKVDDSAIPISDTYRKEDTNLLSFGGFDDAHDIIPVCRPINNYDHPYDQSSVKTREAVDQKELGAKAVASNTRATKSKSEPVSKNRQELKTTRKEAPNSFPSNVRSLISTGMLDGVPVKYISLSRKELRGIIKGSGYLCGCQSCNYSKVLNAYEFERHAGCKTKHPNNHICFENGKTIYQIVQELRNTPESMLFDAIQTVFGAPINQKSFRIWKESFKAATRELQRIYGKEELML